CATAAAGACCCGCTCACTTCCGAGGCGAAACTGCACGATGTCACCGTACCGGCGGTACATGCCCTGCAGGAGCCGGAGGGCATCCGTCCGAAAGCGGTAGATGTTGGCGCCTGGCAGGGTCCGCGCGGCGCGTGGCGCTTCGAGTTGGGCAATCATGGCAACGTTGTTTCCGGCGGATGAAGTATCGGCGCAAGCGGCCGACCTCTGGACAACAGGCGACCGTCGGGCGCTCGGCAGCGGCGAAATTGTATGTCCGGTCAAGCCATGACGCAATCGGGAAATTTGAGTTTGGCTTCAGTTTTTGCCGGCCCGGTTTTCACTGGGAGGCTTTGGTCTCCCACTGCCTGCCCGTCCGGCGCACGACGAGTTGTGCCAGTTCGATACCGCTGGTGTCATCCGGTGGCCGGAAGTGGATGCGCTGGTTCTGCCCGATGATGATGTAGGTGGGGTGTCCGCAGCGACGCAGGTTGACGCGCAGTGCTGTCACTTCCGGCCAAGGGAGCGTCACCTGCTGCCAGACGCCCTGATATTCAACGTGGAAGGGGGTGATGGTGAGGTTGACCCGCGCCATGCTCCACGCCAGAAGCAGGGCCAGGATGCCAGGCGGCATCAGCAGCACGGCGGCCACCAGACTGCCAAGCCACAGCGGGAGCAGGAGCAACAACAGTCCAAGCCCATACACCGGAAAGCGCCAGGGGGAACGCAACGGGAATTCGCACGTGCCAAGGAAATAGGTCTCGCTCCGGGCGTTGCCGATCCACTGGGCCGTCGGCCAGTCGAAGGTGATGCGGAGTTGCGGGCCGCCGTAGCCAAGTTCGATTTCGTCTCCGCTGGTCAGGCTGGCCCGGCTGACATAGTTGCCGTTGAGGCGCGTGCCGTTGGTGCTTTCCAGGTCTTCAATCCAGATGGCAGTGCCGTCGGAGGACAGCCGGGCGTGGTGGCCGGAAGCTGCCGTGTCGTCGGGGGCCAGGCGCACCTCACAGTGGTGCGAACGGCCGATGACGGCCGGGAGGTGCCGGATGACCTGCTGCTTGCCTGCCAGACCGCCGCGCAGGTGGAGTACCGTCACGGTGACGGCGGCATTTTCCGGGAAATGGACGGCGGCTTCATTCGTCGTCGGCATCATCGCCTGTGGGCGCAAGGGGAGCGGTGGTGACGCTGCCATCGGCGGACTTGAGAATGATTTCAATCCGCTGCTCAGCGGCCAGAAGCCGCTCACGGCAGCGGCGCGCCAGCGTCATCCCCCGCTCAAAAAGATCGAGCGCCTCTTCCAGCGGAAGCTGCCCGTCCTCCATCTGCTGGACAATCTGCTCCAGTTCGGCAAGGGCTGCTTCGTAGGTGAGTGATTCAGGCGCTTTGGGAGCCGGCATAGGTTCAGAGTGTGCGCAGGTACGCGATGAGATCGTCGAGTTGCTGGGCCGTGTACTTGCTGCCAAAGGCCGGCATTCCGCCGCCGCCTTTCTGAATCTGGGCTTTGACGACGGCAACCGAAACCGGGCGATTGGTGGCCGGCATTTTCCTGCCTTTGAACAATCCCTGCAAGCCGGGCCCGATATTGGTCGTTTTGCTCGTTGCACTGTGGCAGGGGGCACAGGTTTCAGCAAACAACTGCCTGCCGGTGGCGGCGTTTCCGGTTGCTTTGCCTTTTTGCGCAACGGCCGCGGTCAGACTGGTCGCCAGAGCGCCAAGCAGCGCGAGTGCCAGCAGGAGTGATTTGAGAGTGGTCATAATGTCTCCGGGGAGTAAAAAGCCCCTGCCGACACACACGTGGGCAGGGGCGGGAGTTGTGGCACAGGGTTAGCCCAAGTTGGACTGGTTGGACAGCCTATTTAACGACCGGCCCCTGAAGCAGCGGGTCCTTCTGGAGAACGAAACGCAGGAGTGCGGCATGCTGCGCCTCGGCCGCGCCGATACCGGCCAGCACCGGAATCAGGTCTTTTTCCGAGAAGGACGTCAGCACGCCGATGTAGGCCCCAGCCGCCTGCTCTTCAAGCGTCAGGGCAAATTCGAGAATGTCCGTGGCTGACTTGATGTTCGGCACGGCTTCCGCAATGGCTTCATATTCCTCGGGGTTTTTCTTCGGCTCGACGGGCGTCCCGCCAAACTTCTTGATGACGCCCATGAGCGCATCCCGGTGCGCCTCGTGGTGGCTCATAAACAGCTTGGCCGCCGCCAGCGCCGGGCCTTCGAGCAGTCCCGTGCCGGCACCGACGCCATAAGCGGCAATCGCCTGGTGTTCAAGGTTGAGCGCCACGTTGGCAATCTTCACGTCGCCGGCCTTGTCCGCGCCCAAGGCCACGGATGGCGTCAGAAGTGAGCTGCCGAGCATGGTGAAGGCGCTGGCCCCGAGGCCCACCACGCCCGCCTTGAGCGCCGCCCGGCGGCCGCGTTGAATGAGTTCACCGACTTCCAGGTACTTGTTGGTCAGGTCGCGTTCTTTCAT
This window of the Chloracidobacterium sp. N genome carries:
- a CDS encoding cytochrome c: MTTLKSLLLALALLGALATSLTAAVAQKGKATGNAATGRQLFAETCAPCHSATSKTTNIGPGLQGLFKGRKMPATNRPVSVAVVKAQIQKGGGGMPAFGSKYTAQQLDDLIAYLRTL
- a CDS encoding FHA domain-containing protein, whose protein sequence is MAASPPLPLRPQAMMPTTNEAAVHFPENAAVTVTVLHLRGGLAGKQQVIRHLPAVIGRSHHCEVRLAPDDTAASGHHARLSSDGTAIWIEDLESTNGTRLNGNYVSRASLTSGDEIELGYGGPQLRITFDWPTAQWIGNARSETYFLGTCEFPLRSPWRFPVYGLGLLLLLLPLWLGSLVAAVLLMPPGILALLLAWSMARVNLTITPFHVEYQGVWQQVTLPWPEVTALRVNLRRCGHPTYIIIGQNQRIHFRPPDDTSGIELAQLVVRRTGRQWETKASQ
- the xseB gene encoding exodeoxyribonuclease VII small subunit, whose product is MPAPKAPESLTYEAALAELEQIVQQMEDGQLPLEEALDLFERGMTLARRCRERLLAAEQRIEIILKSADGSVTTAPLAPTGDDADDE
- a CDS encoding ferritin-like domain-containing protein, which produces MKERDLTNKYLEVGELIQRGRRAALKAGVVGLGASAFTMLGSSLLTPSVALGADKAGDVKIANVALNLEHQAIAAYGVGAGTGLLEGPALAAAKLFMSHHEAHRDALMGVIKKFGGTPVEPKKNPEEYEAIAEAVPNIKSATDILEFALTLEEQAAGAYIGVLTSFSEKDLIPVLAGIGAAEAQHAALLRFVLQKDPLLQGPVVK